A region of Bombus huntii isolate Logan2020A chromosome 15, iyBomHunt1.1, whole genome shotgun sequence DNA encodes the following proteins:
- the LOC126873877 gene encoding LDLR chaperone boca codes for MRNEIIIYSIFLLIYVNAIDDRKSNKKKSWRDKDIRDMNDADLELLLDQWEENDEPLEPDELPEHLRPSPKIDLSKLDMSNPDNVLKVTKKGKSVMMFVDTNEDLSVEEAETIMKIWQTSLQNNHIIAERYPIDQKRSVFLFHEGSQAVDAKNFFLEQPELSHVTLEGQTYFRDPKKQNERMAKLNKQASKRNIKKDNSNKQEEL; via the exons ATGAggaacgaaattattatttatagtatatttttgttaatttacgTGAATGCAATCGATGATAgaaaatcgaataaaaaaaagtcATGGCGAGACAAAGATATACGTGATATGAATGATGCAGATTTAGAACTCTTGTTAGATCAGTGGGAG gaaaatgATGAACCATTGGAACCAGATGAATTACCAGAACATCTTAGGCCTAGCCCAAAAATTGATTTATCGAAG cTTGATATGTCAAATCCTGACAATGTACTGAAAGTGACAAAAAAAGGTAAAAGTGTGATGATGTTCGTTGATACAAATGAAGATTTGTCAGTTGAAGAAGCTGAGACTATAATGAAAATTTGGCAGACTAGTCTTCAAAATAATCATATTATTGCCGAAAG ATATCCAATTGATCAAAAAAGGTCTGTGTTTCTATTTCACGAGGGTTCTCAAGCTGTAGATGCAAAAAACTTTTTCTTGGAACAACCAGAATTGTCTCATGTGACTCTTGAAGGCCAAACTTATTTTAGGGATCCAAAGAAACAG AATGAAAGAATGGCAAAACTTAATAAACAAGCAAGTaaacgaaatattaaaaaggaCAATAGTAACAAACAAGAGGagctataa
- the LOC126873874 gene encoding dynein regulatory complex subunit 5, which translates to MIDLVRDYVHTIELRSLLPTKKDKISLNEEDSCLAEEVFVHHIPLELILPQFPHLTELRINFGLVYMNDGFEWRDFEISIEDCFGLGRGIKACPKLKKFTLTRSNLDQPRAAALLQGVLESDSIEELDFSHCKLADKGAKAVGEYLSHRNLKILHLANNDIGPEGVAGIIYGLLKAEHTTLQHLNLRLNPLLDNGMFHVCAYLLRSESLEVLDVSACGIEAAGGAALAEVLTSGSIKLKSLNLNLSNNDFNEIIGNSFEAALRNVPFVVGFEARMCNFSRQSEYSIHESVLR; encoded by the exons ATGATCGATCTTGTGCGTGATTATGTACACACAATAGAGCTACGTTCTTTACTGCCAACAAA GAAGGATAAGATATCTCTAAACGAAGAAGATTCGTGTCTAGCAGAGGAAGTATTCGTCCATCACATCCCGTTGGAGCTTATTCTGCCACAATTCCCTCATCTTACTGAGCTTCGCATTAATTTCGGGTTGGTTTACATGAACGATGGTTTCGAGTGGCGAGACTTCGA GATATCCATTGAAGATTGCTTTGGTCTTGGTCGTGGGATTAAAGCTTGCCcgaaattgaagaaatttacTTTGACTAGAAGCAATTTGGATCAACCACGTGCAGCAGCTCTTCTTCAAGGTGTGCTGGAGAGTGATAGT ATAGAAGAATTAGACTTTTCTCATTGTAAACTGGCAGATAAAGGAGCAAAAGCAGTTGGTGAATACCTCTCGCACAGGAACTTGAAAATACTGCATTTAGCGAACAATGATATAGGACCGGAAGGAGTGGCTGGTATAATCTATGGGCTGCTAAAGGCGGAGCACACAACACTACAGCATTTGAATTTGAGGCTAAATCCTTTGCTAGACAACGGGATGTTTCATGTGTGTGCCT ATCTGTTAAGAAGCGAAAGTTTGGAAGTTCTCGACGTGAGTGCTTGCGGAATAGAGGCTGCTGGAGGTGCAGCACTTGCCGAAGTATTGACTTCCGGTTCCATAAAGCTCAAAAGTTTGAATCTTAATTTGTCGAACAAtgattttaacgaaataa TTGGGAATTCATTTGAAGCAGCGTTGAGAAACGTTCCATTTGTAGTGGGATTCGAAGCTCGAATGTGCAATTTCTCCAGACAATCAGAATACTCTATCCACGAGAGTGTACTCAGGTAA